One Hordeum vulgare subsp. vulgare chromosome 4H, MorexV3_pseudomolecules_assembly, whole genome shotgun sequence DNA window includes the following coding sequences:
- the LOC123448455 gene encoding heterogeneous nuclear ribonucleoprotein 1, with the protein MEADAGKLFIGGISWDTNEDRLREYFEKYGEVVEAVIMRDRATGRARGFGFIVFADPAVAERVIMEKHMIDGRMVEAKKAVPRDDQQALSKSGGSAHGSPGPSRTKKIFVGGLASTVTEADFRTYFEQFGTITDVVVMYDHNTQRPRGFGFITYDSEDAVDKALFKTFHELNGKMVEVKRAVPKELSPGPSMRSPAGGINYVMNRANSFLNGYTQGYSPSPVGGYGMRMDARFGLLSGGRSSYPSFGGGYGIGMNFDPGMNPGIGGSSNFNNSVQYGRQINPYYSGNSGRYNSNISYGGVNDNSGSVFNSLARNLWGNSGLNYSSNSANSNSFMSSANGGLGGIGNNNVNWGTPSVPAQGANAGSGYGSGNFGYGSTENNFNLSPGAYGRNTGSGGVNASLNQSSNGYGRNFGDSSAAGGGSIYGDTTWRSGSELDGTSPFGYGLGNAASDVTAKSSAGYMGH; encoded by the exons ATGGAGGCGGATGCCGGGAAGCTGTTCATCGGTGGCATCTCGTGGGACACCAACGAGGACCGCCTCCGGGAGTACTTTGAGAAGTACGGGGAGGTGGTGGAGGCCGTCATCATGCGCGACCGAGCCACCGGCCGCGCCCGGGGCTTCGGGTTCATCGTGTTCGCCGATCCAGCAGTTGCAGAGCGTGTAATAATGGAGAAGCATATGATCGATGGCCGGATG GTGGAGGCCAAGAAAGCTGTCCCTAGAGACGATCAGCAAGCTCTTAGCAAGAGTGGCGGCAGTGCTCATGGATCACCAGGGCCCAGTCGCACCAAGAAGATTTTCGTCGGGGGTCTTGCATCCACCGTGACAGAGGCAGACTTCAGGACCTATTTTGAGCAGTTTGGCACGATCACCGATGTTGTCGTGATGTATGATCACAACACACAGCGTCCTAGAGGGTTTGGGTTCATAACGTACGATTCTGAAGACGCTGTGGACAAGGCATTGTTCAAGACATTTCATGAACTAAATGGTAAGATGGTTGAAGTCAAGAGGGCTGTTCCTAAGGAGCTATCACCTGGACCTAGCATGCGCTCTCCTGCTGGAGGAATCAACTATGTTATGAACAGAGCCAATAGCTTTCTCAATGGATATACCCAAGGTTACAGTCCGAGCCCGGTAGGTGGTTATGGAATGAGGATGGATGCAAGGTTTGGGCTTCTATCAGGCGGCCGTAGTAGTTATCCTTCTTTTGGTGGTGGTTATGGAATCGGTATGAACTTTGACCCAGGCATGAACCCAGGTATTGGCGGTAGCTCGAACTTCAACAATAGTGTCCAGTATGGACGGCAGATCAATCCATACTACAGTGGTAATTCGGGTAGATACAATAGCAACATTAGCTATGGTGGAGTCAACGACAATTCTGGGTCAGTATTCAACTCACTGGCTCGTAATCTGTGGGGTAATTCAGGTCTCAATTACTCTTCCAACTCTGCAAACTCTAATTCCTTCATGTCATCTGCAAATGGGGGGCTTGGTGGAATTGGGAATAACAATGTGAACTGGGGAACCCCTTCTGTGCCTGCTCAAGGTGCTAACGCTGGCTCGGGCTATGGCAGTGGGAACTTTGGTTATGGATCGACTGAAAACAACTTCAATCTGAGTCCCGGTGCTTATGGAAGGAACACTGGATCAGGTGGCGTCAATGCTTCACTCAACCAGTCAAGCAATGGATATGGGAGGAACTTTGGAGATTCGTCAGCGGCTGGTGGCGGCTCCATATATGGAGACACAACTTGGAGATCTGGATCCGAGCTTGATGGAACCAGCCCATTTGGATATGGGCTGGGGAATGCAGCTTCAGATGTTACAGCAAAGAGCTCAGCGGGTTACATGGGACATTAA